AAACGAGAAACCAAATAAACAAAATAAAAAGTGTTATTGAACAGTGGAAGGAGTAAACAAAGAAATGCGCAAAAAAATATATCTTGCTTCGTTCTCTCTCCTCATCCTTATCTTAATCGGAGGAGTATTTTATTCATTGCCTTACTATGTTTCAAAACCTGGGATGGCGAAAGAGCTTAAGCCAATTATAAAGGTTGAAAATGGGTATCCTGAAAAAGGTAACTTTATGTTAACAACTGTACGAATGGGAAGAGCAAATATTTATTCTTATTTGGGAGCGAAACTAAGTAAATACGATGAAATCTATCCACTTGATGAGATCTTATACAAAAAAGAAACAGAGAAAGAATATACAGTCAGGCAACTATATCTAATGTCAGGGTCGAAAATGAATGCCATTGATGTGGCCTACCATAAAGCAGGAAAGCCAGTTCACTATAAATATAAAGGAATTTACGTATTAAATGTGCTACCTGGAATGCCTGCATATGGAAAGCTTCAGGCTGGCGACAGAGTTTTTAAAGTGGACGGAAGAACTTTTCCTTCGTCAGAAAAGTTTATTTCATATGTTGCTAAAAAACATGCTGGCGACCAGATAACATTAACCTACTCGCGAAACAAACAAACGAAAAATGTAAAACTAAACGTTGCTAAATTTAAGGAGGATCCGAGCAAGGTGGGTGTTGGTATTTCGTT
The Neobacillus sp. PS3-40 genome window above contains:
- a CDS encoding SepM family pheromone-processing serine protease; translated protein: MRKKIYLASFSLLILILIGGVFYSLPYYVSKPGMAKELKPIIKVENGYPEKGNFMLTTVRMGRANIYSYLGAKLSKYDEIYPLDEILYKKETEKEYTVRQLYLMSGSKMNAIDVAYHKAGKPVHYKYKGIYVLNVLPGMPAYGKLQAGDRVFKVDGRTFPSSEKFISYVAKKHAGDQITLTYSRNKQTKNVKLNVAKFKEDPSKVGVGISLVDDKEIIVSPHVVVKTDEIGGPSAGFMFSLEIYNQLTKEDLTKGYQIAGTGTISDDGTIGPIGGIEQKIIAANKAGAQIFFAPNEKGSKHSNYRDALKAGNEINTKMKIIPVDSFNEAVRYLEKLPKNSKKMVK